GCTTCCCACTGTTTGCCTTTCATCGGTTGCAGGATCTTGCCGTACTCGTCGGTAAAGCTGGTTGGCGTGAACGCGGTTGAGTAGCTGACATACGGCGCAAAACCGCTATCAAACAGGTACATCAGCGCCGCGCGGCTGCTGAAGTGGTTCTTATCCAGTGTATCGCTGGTGTCGTTGATCTTATTGACGTTGGTGATCTTCACCTGATCGTGACGACCGCCGAGCGTCAGACGCCATCTGTCGAGTGACATCTGATCCTGGGCGTAGATCCCGGTCTGCTCAAGTTTGTGCTTTTCGCGGCTATAAACACTGATCGACAGTGGATCGGCGCCATAAACCGGGTGGAAAGCATCGATCGCCGGGAAGTTGCCCGTAGAGGCGGTGACATTATTGCTGCGACGCTGATAATCCACGCCAAACAGCAAGCGATGGTTGATCACGCCGGTATCAATGCTGCCATCGATCTGGTTATCCAGCGTCACCGCCGAGAGCGATTCATCCGAGCCGGAGTAACCCCGCTTCAGCTCGCTATCGTTCAGCCAGCCCGAGGCATACACCTGGTTCAGATCGACAGTGGTGTGCAGGTAGCGCAGTTTCTGGCGCACCGACCAGCCGCTGTCGAAGGCGTGTTCAACGTTGTAGCCGACCATATTTTCGCGGCGATCGTATTTGTCGTAATCATCTTCGCCTTCAAAGAAGGTGTTGGAGATTTTCTTGCCCGCGTGCGGCACTACGGTGCCTTCATACGGCAAACCGGAGTGGCTGCCACCTTCGGGATCGCGATGCAGGTAAGCCATAAGCTCCAGGCGCGTGTGATCGGTAATGCGCCAGGTCAGGCTTGGCGCGATGGCGTAACGCTGCTCTTTCAGGTGGTCAAACTGCGAATCCGCATAGCGCGTCATTCCGGTTAAACGCACCGCCACACGGTCGTTATCATCCACCGGGCCGGTGACATCAAACGCCGCGCCGCGTTGGTTATTATTTCCGGCGAACAGCTTCACTTCACCGCCGGGGTCAAACGATGGCTTGCGCGAATTCAGCGCCACAATACCGCCTGGCGATGAACGCCCATACAGCACCGATGCCGGGCCGCGCACCACTTCCACGCTATCCAGGAACCACGGATCGATAACCAGCGAGCTGTGGGAGTTGGTGTCGCCCATCATTTTCAGCCCGTCGAGATAGACGTTATCCAGGCTACCGTCAGAAAAACCGCGCAGCACGATATAGTCAAAACGGTTGGATGCACCAATCTGGTTGCTGTAGACACCCGGCGTGTAGCTCACCGCCTGGCGCACGCTGATGGCACCCTGCTCTTCATACTGCTGGCGGGTGACAATCGATACCGCCTGCGGCGTTTCGATATCCGGCGTCTCCAGTTTGGTCGCGCCGCTTTGCATTTGTGAAGTCACTACCACGGTATCGTTGCCGGGAGTTGTCTCTTGTGCCAGCACCGTTACGCTCATCCCGCCGGTTATGCAGCCAATCATCAGCGCCAGTCGCGTTTTTGCGAACATGAAAATCTCCAGAAGCCATTATTATTGTAAATAAGAATTATTACCCTTTTGAATTCGCCGATAGCTATGCGCAGTGATGATTCACGTATGCGCGATGATAAAACCGCGCCCGCATCAGCAAAGCTGGTCTACACAGGGGAAATCAGGACGCGCGAATTTCGCTGGGCGCCATACCGTAGCGGCGGCGAAACGCGGTGGAAAAGTTAGTGGCGTGTTGATAACCGGACATCCACGCGGCCTGCTGCACGCTGTAGCCTTCAGCCAGATAGCGACGCGCCAGTTCAAGACGGCAGTCGCGCAGGTAATCAAATACAGAGTGACCGTACGCCTGGCGGAACTTCACGCGCAGGCTGCTGGCGCTCATCGCCGCCAGCTGCGCCAGTGCTGCCAGGGTGTACTCTTTTTCGGGGTGCTGTTCCAGTAAACGGCGCACGTTTTCCAGCCGCTGCTGTGCACCACACTGAACCGGGCGGCGTCTCTCCTGCCCTTGCATGCGCTGCGACAGCGCGTTACCCAGCAGTTGCAGCATCACGCCTTCCAGCATCAGTTGGCGGGAGAGCGCAGGCAGCGAGGCTTGCTGGGTTTGCTGTAAACCCGACAGTAAAAAGCTTGGCACCTGCCATAAAAAGGTCGGGACGCCATGCGCTTCCCACTGCTGTAAAAGTGCGGAGAGGAGCGGTGATTGCCAGCAGCTTGCCGAATCGACGCCAAGCGATAAGGTGCGCAGATGGCAATCCGCCAGATGGCTGGCATTCATCACCTGGTGCTCGCTCAGGCGCGAAGTAAATGCCATGCCGGAGCGCACAACAAACGCTTCGCCGTTCAGGCGCAGCATCACGCTGCCTTCCAGCACCACCAGCATATAGAGCGGGCAACTGTGCAGCGAGGTGGTTTCATAAGGTTGCAGAACGCGAATATCAGAACGGGTAAGGTTGATACCAGAAGAGAGCGTCATCTCTTCGACGTCGCCCTGAATCACAATGCGCTGAGCTTTGCTGAAAAGACCGGTTGCCAGCGACGGGAAGCGGTAATCAATCCCATAACGCTCACCAAAACCGATAAAGTCTTCTACTGAAAAGTGTCTTTTTTGCATAGACGGCAGCCATCGCTATCTGTCGAACCCTCACCCACGCGCGGGCGAAATGGCCTACACCTTATCATTCGCCCTGACGCGCTTCAATAATGTTGAGAATTATTCTCAACATACTCATTACGGCGTGTTAGTCCGATCAGCGTTTCCCAACACAGCGAGAACCTGCTGGCGCAGCCATTTATGTCCGGGATCGCGATGCAACCGCTCATGCCAGAGCATCAGCATATCGAAGCCTGGCAGATCAAGAGGCGGATCAACGACCTGCAATGCGCCAGTGTTGGCGACAAGCCGCTCCGGCAGCACGGCGACCAAATCGGTGCGCGCCAGCACATCCAGCATAAACAGGAAATGCGGCACCGAAAGCACCACATTGCGCGTCAACCCGCGAGCCGCCAGCGCGTCGTCCGTTGCCGCCTGAAAACCGCCACCCTCCGGCGAAACAATCACATGCTCCAGCTGACAGAACTGTTTGAGCGACGGGCGGTGTTTAAGCGCGGGATGGCCTAAACGCCCCGCAAGGACATAGCGCTCAGTAAACAATAACCGCTGGTGCAGCGACGCCGGTGCGCCTTCACGCAAATGGAAGAACAGATCGATATCACCCTGCTCGGCCTGGCGCTTAATCTGGCCGGGGTTAAGTTCAAACACCGCGAGGCGGCTGGCGGGCGCCTCGCGACGCAAAGTGTTAAGCAGCGGCAACAGCACCGCCGATTCGGTGTAATCCGTCGCCGCAATGCGCCAGGTGACACTGGCACGGGCGGGGTCAAACGCACTGACTGGCGACACCGCGCGCTCCAGCGCTTCCAGCGCCTGGCGTAACGGTTCACGTAGTTCGTCCGCCCGCACGGTCGGTTGCATACCGCGCGGGCCAGGCAACAGCAACGGATCATCAAAGATCTCGCGCAGCCGCGCCAGTTGCACACTCACCGAAGGCTGAGAAAGATTCAGCCGCTGCGCCGCGCGTGTGACATTGTGCTCACGGAGCAATACATCCAGCGTCAGCAGCAAGTTCAGATCCAGGCGGTTGAGATTAACCATGGCTATACCTGTGATATCAGTAATTAATTTCTACTATATCTGCGCTTCACCTACCCTGCAGCTTCAATCTTATTGCCGGGAGTTGTTATGAATGTCTTGATTGTTTATGCCCATCCGCAGCCGCATTCGCTCAATGGCGCGCTGAAAGAATTTGCCGTGCAGCATCTTGAAAAAGCAGGTCACCAAGTCGAGGTTTCCGACCTGTACGCCATGCAGTGGAAAGCGCAGCTCGATGCGAACGATAGCCTTGATGCGCCCGTTAACGATGTTTTCAACCCGTCGGCAGATTCGAAACACGCCTTCGAGCAGGGCCGACAAGCTGCGGATATCGCCGCCGAACAGGCCAAACTGTTATGGGCCGACGCAGTGATTTTCCAGTTTCCACTGTGGTGGTTTTCCATGCCCGCCATCATGAAAGGCTGGTTCGACCGCGTTTACGCCTGCGGCTTCGCCTACGGTGTAGGCGAGCACAGCGACACACACTGGGGCGATCGCTACGGCGAAGGCAGCCTGGCCGGTAAGCGCGCCATGCTGCTGGTCACCGCTGGCGGTTGGGAATCGCACTACAGCCCGCGCGGTATTAATGGCCCTATCGACGACATTCTGTTTCCAATCCAGCACGGCATGTTGTTTTACCCGGGTTTTGAGGTGCTGCCGCCGCTGGTGATTTATCGCACCAGTCGCGTTGATGACGCGCGATTCGCCGCGCACCGTGAAGAGCTGGCACAGCGGCTGGATACGTTATGGCAGACGCCGCCGCTGCCGTTTCGCCAGCAAAACGGCGGGGATTACACCATACCGGCGTTAACCCTGCGTCCGGAGATTGCGCCGGGCGAAAGCGGGCTGGCCATTCATCAGCAGAGAAAAGAATAAACGCACAAAAATAACCGGTGCCGATAAATGGCACCGGTTTATTCTATTTGTACTCCCTCACAATGCCTTCAAATTAATACCAACTCTCTTCGCTATTATTTTCTGGCGCATTTCTTCATTGTTTTTCATTATTTCTTCACAATAGCAAGTTTTGTAAATTCCAATAATTTGCGCAGGAAATGTTTACGCGAAAAATATAACTTCGTTTAATCTATTTGATAATTGAGAACGATCACTCTCAAAAAGCGATCAACCGAGGGTTACCGATGCCGCCGAAAGCCACGCAGGAACAACGCCATCAGCAGCGTAAAGATGAGATTATCGCCGCCGCCCGTCGGCGTTTTCGTGTGAGCGGCTTTCACGCCGCCAGCATGTCGCAAATCGCCCTCGAAGCCCAGTTGAGCGTCGGGCAGATCTACCGCTATTTCAGCAGTAAAGACGCCATTATTGAGGAGATTGTTCGCCGAATCATCGACTACCGCATCGCCGAAATGGAAAACAAAGCCGAAACCACGCACCTGCCGGAGGTGCTGGCCTGGCGGCAAACGCTCAGCCCGGATGACGACGCGTTAATGCTGGAGATGTCGGCAGAAGCGACGCGCAACCCACACGTTCAGGCAATGATGGTCGAAGCCGATGCCCGCATGTTTAACAATGCCTGCAACCATATGCAGAGCCGACATCCACATTTAAGCGCCGAGCAAGTACGCTGCTGCGTTGAGCTGCTGGCAGGCTTGATGGAAGGCGCGACATTGCGCCGTTTAACGCCACAAAAATGCAACCCGGCACAGTTAAAAGAGCTGTATCAGGAAATTATCACCATGATATTTCTGCCAAAGAAATAACCCGACAAATATAAACCCGCGCTTATTTCCAGCCCTTCGGAAATAAGCGCCAACTCGCCTGCTTATTATCCTGTTTTAAAAACGGGCAGGCTTCGCTTATGCCAGGAAAATAGTCATGAAGTTAATAACTACAACGTTGATGGCCGCATTCACGCTGGTTGGATGCGATAACGCCACACCACCTGCACAACACCCCACTCAGGAAGTCGGCATCGTCACCCTGAAAAGCCAGCCGCTCGCCGTGACCAGCCAGTTAACCGGGCGTACCGCCGCGTCACTCTCCGCAGAAGTGCGACCGCAAGTTGGCGGCATTATTCAAAAACGCCTGTTTACGGAAGGCGATACGGTAAAGGCCGGGCAGGCGCTTTACCAGATCGACCCTTCCAGCTACCGCGCCACGTTTGATGAAGCCGACGCCGCGCTGAAACAGGCGCAGGCGCTGGTAATATCCGATTGCCAGAAAGCCACCCGCTACGCGCAACTGGTGAAAGAGGATGGCGTCTCGCGCCAGGACGCTGACGATGCGCAATCGACCTGCGCACAGGACAAAGCCAGCGTAAGCGCGAAAA
This genomic interval from Kosakonia sacchari SP1 contains the following:
- the foxA gene encoding ferrioxamine B receptor FoxA translates to MFAKTRLALMIGCITGGMSVTVLAQETTPGNDTVVVTSQMQSGATKLETPDIETPQAVSIVTRQQYEEQGAISVRQAVSYTPGVYSNQIGASNRFDYIVLRGFSDGSLDNVYLDGLKMMGDTNSHSSLVIDPWFLDSVEVVRGPASVLYGRSSPGGIVALNSRKPSFDPGGEVKLFAGNNNQRGAAFDVTGPVDDNDRVAVRLTGMTRYADSQFDHLKEQRYAIAPSLTWRITDHTRLELMAYLHRDPEGGSHSGLPYEGTVVPHAGKKISNTFFEGEDDYDKYDRRENMVGYNVEHAFDSGWSVRQKLRYLHTTVDLNQVYASGWLNDSELKRGYSGSDESLSAVTLDNQIDGSIDTGVINHRLLFGVDYQRRSNNVTASTGNFPAIDAFHPVYGADPLSISVYSREKHKLEQTGIYAQDQMSLDRWRLTLGGRHDQVKITNVNKINDTSDTLDKNHFSSRAALMYLFDSGFAPYVSYSTAFTPTSFTDEYGKILQPMKGKQWEAGLKFQPEGSQTMYSASVYRINQENIATKVEPTDPYRSIGEIESEGVELEAVGQLTDTLRLQAAYTYNDIRYKKSSAQEQGKRAVYAPRNQASAWLSYDVKEGALNGLTVGSGVRYVNGITSDRQNTHTLPSYTLVDLAVGYDLSHVGLKGLSAQVNVNNLTDKRYVAACNSLSYCYFGAERSIVGSLSYRF
- a CDS encoding LysR family transcriptional regulator yields the protein MVNLNRLDLNLLLTLDVLLREHNVTRAAQRLNLSQPSVSVQLARLREIFDDPLLLPGPRGMQPTVRADELREPLRQALEALERAVSPVSAFDPARASVTWRIAATDYTESAVLLPLLNTLRREAPASRLAVFELNPGQIKRQAEQGDIDLFFHLREGAPASLHQRLLFTERYVLAGRLGHPALKHRPSLKQFCQLEHVIVSPEGGGFQAATDDALAARGLTRNVVLSVPHFLFMLDVLARTDLVAVLPERLVANTGALQVVDPPLDLPGFDMLMLWHERLHRDPGHKWLRQQVLAVLGNADRTNTP
- a CDS encoding NAD(P)H-dependent oxidoreductase; this encodes MNVLIVYAHPQPHSLNGALKEFAVQHLEKAGHQVEVSDLYAMQWKAQLDANDSLDAPVNDVFNPSADSKHAFEQGRQAADIAAEQAKLLWADAVIFQFPLWWFSMPAIMKGWFDRVYACGFAYGVGEHSDTHWGDRYGEGSLAGKRAMLLVTAGGWESHYSPRGINGPIDDILFPIQHGMLFYPGFEVLPPLVIYRTSRVDDARFAAHREELAQRLDTLWQTPPLPFRQQNGGDYTIPALTLRPEIAPGESGLAIHQQRKE
- a CDS encoding AraC family transcriptional regulator, encoding MQKRHFSVEDFIGFGERYGIDYRFPSLATGLFSKAQRIVIQGDVEEMTLSSGINLTRSDIRVLQPYETTSLHSCPLYMLVVLEGSVMLRLNGEAFVVRSGMAFTSRLSEHQVMNASHLADCHLRTLSLGVDSASCWQSPLLSALLQQWEAHGVPTFLWQVPSFLLSGLQQTQQASLPALSRQLMLEGVMLQLLGNALSQRMQGQERRRPVQCGAQQRLENVRRLLEQHPEKEYTLAALAQLAAMSASSLRVKFRQAYGHSVFDYLRDCRLELARRYLAEGYSVQQAAWMSGYQHATNFSTAFRRRYGMAPSEIRAS
- a CDS encoding TetR/AcrR family transcriptional regulator produces the protein MPPKATQEQRHQQRKDEIIAAARRRFRVSGFHAASMSQIALEAQLSVGQIYRYFSSKDAIIEEIVRRIIDYRIAEMENKAETTHLPEVLAWRQTLSPDDDALMLEMSAEATRNPHVQAMMVEADARMFNNACNHMQSRHPHLSAEQVRCCVELLAGLMEGATLRRLTPQKCNPAQLKELYQEIITMIFLPKK